In Drosophila teissieri strain GT53w chromosome 2R, Prin_Dtei_1.1, whole genome shotgun sequence, the following proteins share a genomic window:
- the LOC122612639 gene encoding histone H1 — protein MSDSAVATSASPVAAPSATVEKKVAQKKASGSTGTKAKKATATPSHPPTQQMVDASIKNLKERGGSSLLAIKKYITATYKCDAQKLAPFIKKYLKSAVVNGKLIQTKGKGASGSFKLSASAKKDKDPKAKSRVLSAEKKVESKKVASKKTGASSKKTAAGAADKKPKVKKAVATKKTAEKKKTEKAKAKDAKKTGIVKSKPAATKAKATAAKSKAAAAKAPKAKPAASAKPKKTAKKAAVSATAKKPKAKTTAAKK, from the coding sequence ATGTCTGATTCTGCAGTTGCAACGTCCGCTTCTCCAGTGGCTGCCCCATCCGCGACAGTTGAGAAAAAGgtggcccaaaaaaaggcATCTGGATCTACCGGCACAAAGGCAAAGAAAGCCACTGCGACGCCGTCACATCCGCCAACTCAGCAAATGGTGGACGCTtcgattaaaaatttaaaggaaCGTGGCGGCTCATCACttctggcaataaaaaaatatatcactGCCACTTATAAATGCGACGCCCAAAAGTTAGCTCCATTCATCAAGAAGTACCTAAAATCGGCCGTGGTCAATGGAAAGCTTATCCAAACAAAGGGAAAGGGTGCATCTGGATCATTTAAACTTTCGGCCTCCGCCAAGAAGGATAAGGATCCGAAGGCGAAGTCGAGGGTTTTGTCTGCTGAGaagaaagtggaaagcaaGAAGGTAGCATCCAAGAAGACTGGTGCCTCCTCCAAAAAAACGGCCGCTGGGGCTGCTGACAAAAAGCCCAAGGTTAAGAAGGCTGTGGCCACCAAAAAGACTGCCGAGAAGAAGAAAACCGAGAAGGCAAAAGCCAAGGATGCCAAGAAAACTGGAATCGTAAAGTCGAAGCCCGCCGCAACAAAGGCGAAAGCGACCGCAGCGAAGTCGAAggctgcagcagccaaagccCCAAAGGCAAAGCCAGCGGCGTCTGCCAAACCCAAAAAGACTGCGAAGAAAGCAGCGGTTTCTGCTACTGCCAAGAAGCCGAAAGCAAAGACAACGGCTGCCAAGAAGTAA
- the LOC122612644 gene encoding histone H4 yields MTGRGKGGKGLGKGGAKRHRKVLRDNIQGITKPAIRRLARRGGVKRISGLIYEETRGVLKVFLENVIRDAVTYTEHAKRKTVTAMDVVYALKRQGRTLYGFGG; encoded by the coding sequence atgaCTGGTCGTGGTAAAGGAGGCAAGGGATTGGGAAAAGGTGGTGCTAAGCGTCATCGCAAAGTGCTGCGTGATAACATCCAAGGTATCACGAAGCCTGCTATCCGCCGTTTGGCTCGTCGTGGCGGTGTGAAGCGCATATCTGGACTCATATACGAGGAAACGCGTGGTGTTCTGAAGGTTTTCTTGGAGAACGTAATTCGTGATGCCGTCACCTACACCGAACACGCTAAGAGAAAGACTGTTACAGCCATGGATGTTGTGTACGCTCTGAAGAGGCAAGGCCGCACCCTCTACGGATTCGGCGGTTAA